A region from the Streptomyces sp. 3214.6 genome encodes:
- a CDS encoding AfsR/SARP family transcriptional regulator encodes MRYRILGTTQALRPDGTSVAVGGARLRALLTVLALRAGRSVPAGLLTEEVWAQDPPADAAGALQALVGRLRRTLGAGAIDSAEGGYRLAAAPDDVDLHRFERLTVDGARSLADGDPAKAAALLDDALALWHGPALADLPDRAAEAARWEARRLDAVRARHTAAIALGHGEQSLPELTALCDTHPLDEPLQALRLRALREAGRTAQALAAYDDVRRLLADRLGADPGPELRTLHGELLNPDEPSPVGPAEPSRPAEPSRPAGPVTPEVPATTPGNLRARLTSFVGREDDIAAIRGDLASARLVTLLGPGGAGKTRLSQEAAEAVRDAERPGARDGVWLAELAPVADPDAVPQAVLTAVGARETVLYGAGAEEMRAVAERHDDPMDRLVEHCARRRMLIVLDNCEHVVEAAARLVEELLARCPRVTVLATSREPLGVPGEVLRPLDPLPEPVALRLLADRGAAARPGFRTEDDPEACAEICRRLDGLPLAIELAAARLRMLTPRQIADRLDDRFRLLTSGSRTVLPRQQTLRAVVDWSWDLLDDGERDVLARLSVFARGCDLAAVEAVCGPAARDPLDLLASLVDKSLVVAAPAPGGDMRYRLLETVAEYAAERLDESGGRAAAERAHLTYYRELARTTEPLLRGPGQRAAVDRLQLEYENLRTALRRAVDATDEQEALSLTLSLTWYWQMRDLRIEARTWCGEVMALGPDPFAEPLRRAAPVWKPCTDTPPPLTGEILMEARRGVHLAHLACMDTEMEAWQAPAAQAKLRLIAAAYEPGLPQTCRVPGMLWFFAVLMTSDLERIHTIVDANVDTCRRTPGYEWELASCLQMRANILANRSESADDAFRDADEALEIFRRLRDAWGTAEALSARAEAHERLGAYHRAAADYEDAMEHAERIGARAQLAVLRARLGSVLLEAGDEEQGERLLREVIDGPEQVGSEAIPAARLFFAGWLAAAGRRPEAREQLQRLRAGFDFGHFAVFDAFLLGAEAWLNAVDGRPEQALTDIRTALRRATEPLSAAIAPQMRSVYLCVAAIALSSVDGGSRAAAGARCLGAADALLPSRHVPPRWEREARALAMTRTRAALGDTAFEAAYAEGGGLSYEEATALV; translated from the coding sequence GTGCGCTATCGCATCCTCGGCACCACCCAGGCCCTTCGTCCGGACGGCACCTCCGTCGCCGTCGGCGGGGCGCGGCTGCGTGCTCTGCTCACTGTGCTGGCGCTGCGGGCCGGGCGCAGCGTTCCCGCCGGGCTGCTGACCGAGGAGGTGTGGGCCCAGGATCCGCCCGCCGACGCGGCGGGCGCACTCCAGGCGCTGGTCGGGCGGCTGCGCCGGACTCTCGGGGCGGGCGCGATCGACTCAGCCGAGGGCGGCTACCGGCTGGCCGCCGCCCCCGACGACGTCGACCTGCACCGGTTCGAGCGGCTGACCGTCGACGGCGCCCGCTCCCTCGCCGACGGCGACCCCGCCAAGGCGGCCGCCCTCCTCGACGACGCCCTCGCCCTGTGGCACGGCCCGGCCCTCGCCGACCTGCCCGACCGCGCCGCCGAGGCGGCCCGCTGGGAGGCCCGCCGCCTCGACGCGGTGCGGGCCCGGCACACCGCCGCGATCGCCCTCGGCCACGGCGAGCAGTCACTGCCCGAACTCACCGCCCTGTGCGACACCCACCCCCTGGACGAGCCCCTTCAGGCCCTGCGGCTGCGCGCGTTGCGCGAGGCGGGCCGCACCGCCCAGGCGCTGGCCGCCTACGACGACGTCCGCCGACTGCTCGCCGACCGCCTCGGCGCCGACCCGGGCCCCGAACTGCGCACCCTGCACGGAGAGTTGCTCAACCCGGACGAGCCGAGCCCGGTCGGCCCGGCGGAGCCCTCCCGGCCGGCGGAGCCCTCCCGGCCGGCGGGTCCCGTGACCCCCGAGGTGCCGGCCACGACCCCGGGCAACCTCCGTGCCCGGCTCACCTCCTTCGTCGGCCGGGAGGACGACATCGCGGCCATCCGCGGGGACCTCGCGAGCGCGCGCCTCGTCACGTTGCTCGGGCCCGGCGGGGCCGGCAAGACGCGGCTGTCGCAGGAGGCCGCCGAAGCCGTACGGGACGCGGAACGGCCCGGGGCGCGCGACGGCGTCTGGCTCGCGGAGCTCGCGCCCGTCGCCGACCCGGACGCCGTGCCGCAGGCCGTCCTCACCGCCGTGGGCGCCCGCGAGACCGTGCTGTACGGCGCCGGCGCCGAGGAGATGCGGGCCGTCGCGGAGCGCCACGACGACCCCATGGACCGCCTGGTCGAGCACTGCGCCCGACGGCGGATGCTGATCGTCCTCGACAACTGCGAGCACGTCGTCGAGGCCGCCGCCCGGCTCGTCGAGGAGCTGCTGGCGCGCTGCCCGCGGGTGACGGTGCTGGCCACCAGTCGCGAGCCGCTCGGCGTGCCGGGTGAGGTGCTGCGCCCGCTGGATCCGCTGCCGGAGCCGGTCGCGCTGCGGCTGCTCGCCGACCGGGGCGCGGCGGCCCGCCCCGGATTCCGCACCGAGGACGACCCCGAAGCCTGCGCCGAGATCTGCCGGCGCCTCGACGGGCTGCCCCTCGCCATCGAGCTCGCCGCCGCCCGGCTACGGATGTTGACGCCCCGTCAGATAGCCGACCGGCTAGACGACCGCTTCCGGCTGCTCACCTCCGGCAGCCGGACCGTCCTGCCCCGCCAGCAGACCCTGCGGGCCGTCGTCGACTGGTCCTGGGACCTGCTCGACGACGGTGAACGTGACGTCCTGGCCCGGCTGTCGGTCTTCGCCCGCGGCTGCGACCTCGCCGCCGTCGAGGCGGTGTGCGGCCCCGCCGCGCGCGACCCGCTCGACCTGCTCGCCTCCCTCGTCGACAAGTCGCTCGTCGTCGCCGCCCCCGCCCCCGGCGGCGACATGCGCTACCGGCTGCTGGAGACCGTCGCCGAGTACGCGGCCGAGCGGCTGGACGAGTCGGGCGGGCGGGCCGCCGCCGAACGTGCGCATCTGACGTACTACCGCGAACTCGCCCGCACCACCGAGCCGTTGCTGCGCGGACCCGGTCAGCGCGCCGCCGTCGACCGCCTCCAGCTGGAGTACGAGAACCTGCGCACCGCGCTGCGCCGCGCCGTCGACGCAACTGACGAGCAGGAGGCCCTCAGCCTCACCCTGTCCCTCACCTGGTACTGGCAGATGCGCGACCTGCGCATCGAGGCCCGCACCTGGTGCGGCGAGGTCATGGCCCTGGGCCCCGACCCGTTCGCCGAACCCCTGCGCCGGGCCGCCCCGGTGTGGAAGCCCTGCACGGACACTCCGCCCCCGCTGACCGGCGAGATCCTCATGGAGGCCCGGCGCGGTGTCCACCTGGCCCATCTCGCCTGCATGGACACCGAGATGGAGGCCTGGCAGGCCCCGGCCGCACAGGCCAAGCTGCGGCTGATCGCCGCCGCCTACGAGCCCGGCCTCCCGCAGACCTGCCGGGTGCCCGGCATGCTCTGGTTCTTCGCCGTGCTGATGACCAGCGACCTGGAACGCATCCACACCATCGTCGACGCCAACGTCGACACCTGCCGCCGCACGCCCGGCTACGAGTGGGAGCTCGCCTCCTGTCTGCAGATGCGCGCCAACATCCTCGCCAACCGCTCCGAGTCGGCCGACGACGCCTTCCGGGACGCCGACGAGGCGCTGGAGATCTTCCGGCGCCTGCGCGACGCCTGGGGCACCGCCGAGGCGCTCTCCGCCCGCGCCGAGGCCCATGAACGGCTGGGCGCCTACCACCGGGCCGCCGCCGACTACGAGGACGCCATGGAACACGCCGAACGGATCGGCGCCCGTGCCCAGTTGGCGGTCCTGCGCGCCCGGCTGGGCAGTGTGCTGCTGGAGGCGGGGGACGAGGAGCAGGGCGAGCGCCTGCTGCGCGAGGTGATCGACGGCCCCGAGCAGGTCGGCAGCGAGGCCATCCCCGCCGCCCGTCTCTTCTTCGCCGGCTGGCTCGCCGCCGCCGGCCGCCGCCCCGAGGCCCGCGAACAACTCCAGCGGCTGCGCGCGGGGTTCGACTTCGGGCACTTCGCCGTCTTCGACGCCTTCCTGCTGGGCGCGGAGGCCTGGCTGAACGCCGTCGACGGCCGGCCCGAACAGGCCCTGACCGACATCCGCACCGCCCTGCGGCGGGCCACGGAACCGCTGTCCGCGGCCATCGCCCCGCAGATGCGCTCCGTCTACCTCTGCGTCGCGGCGATCGCGCTCAGCAGCGTCGACGGCGGCAGCCGAGCCGCCGCCGGCGCCCGCTGTCTGGGCGCCGCCGACGCCCTGCTGCCGTCGCGCCACGTGCCCCCGCGCTGGGAGCGCGAGGCACGCGCCCTGGCCATGACCCGCACCCGCGCCGCCCTCGGCGACACGGCCTTCGAGGCCGCGTACGCCGAGGGCGGTGGCCTCTCCTACGAGGAGGCCACCGCCCTGGTGTGA
- a CDS encoding ABC transporter permease, translating to MSAATLDISTAADTRISLRSHARHTGALIRRNLLWIRQDPESMFDAVLFPVIFTLLFVYVFGGSIGQSLGGGQEAYVQYVVPGLLAMMGMNMSQGVGTGFNTDFNSGVMDRFRSLPIGRGSVLVAKIVVELMRMLLACAILLIVGVLVGFDITSWPGLFGAVGLATVFGSALMWVFITLGVMMKSAQSVQAMGFLVLMPLQFGSSIFAPTRSMPGWLQNFTDYNPLSALADAARGMMVGGPVAHGLWVTLAWSVGLTALMAPVAIHKFRTKN from the coding sequence ATGAGTGCCGCCACCCTTGACATCAGCACGGCCGCCGACACGCGGATCTCGTTGCGCAGCCATGCCCGGCACACGGGGGCGCTGATCCGGCGCAACCTGCTGTGGATCCGGCAGGACCCGGAGTCGATGTTCGACGCCGTCCTGTTCCCGGTGATCTTCACCCTGCTGTTCGTGTACGTCTTCGGCGGCTCCATCGGCCAGTCGCTGGGCGGCGGGCAGGAAGCGTATGTGCAGTACGTCGTCCCCGGGCTGCTGGCCATGATGGGGATGAACATGTCCCAGGGCGTGGGCACCGGCTTCAACACCGACTTCAACTCCGGGGTCATGGACCGCTTCCGGTCCCTGCCGATCGGGCGCGGCTCGGTGCTGGTCGCCAAGATCGTGGTGGAGCTGATGCGGATGCTCCTCGCATGCGCGATCCTGCTGATCGTGGGCGTGCTGGTGGGCTTCGACATCACCAGCTGGCCGGGGCTGTTCGGCGCCGTGGGGCTGGCCACCGTGTTCGGCTCGGCGCTGATGTGGGTGTTCATCACCCTCGGCGTGATGATGAAGAGCGCGCAGTCCGTGCAGGCGATGGGCTTCCTGGTGCTGATGCCGCTGCAGTTCGGCTCGTCGATCTTCGCGCCGACCCGGTCCATGCCGGGCTGGCTGCAGAACTTCACCGACTACAACCCGCTGTCCGCGCTCGCGGACGCCGCGCGCGGAATGATGGTGGGCGGCCCGGTCGCGCACGGCCTGTGGGTGACCCTGGCCTGGTCGGTGGGCCTGACGGCGCTGATGGCGCCGGTCGCCATCCACAAGTTCCGCACCAAGAACTAG
- a CDS encoding ATP-binding cassette domain-containing protein, which translates to MTRIDKNPSGAGSAVTVRGLVKHYGETKALDGVDLEVREGTVMGVLGPNGAGKTTLVRILSTLLAPDSGHATVVGYDVVRQPRQLRRVIGLTGQYASVDEKLPGWENLYMIGRLLDLSRKEARARADELLERFSLTEAARRPASTYSGGMRRRLDLAASMIGRPQVLFLDEPTTGLDPRTRNEVWDEVKAMVGEGVTVLLTTQYMEEAEQLASELTVVDRGKVIAGGGIEELKARVGGRTLRIRPADPLQLRPLAGWLDELGITGLATTVVDAERGSLLVPVLSDEQLTAVIGAVTARGITLSSLTTELPSLDEVFLSLTGHRASAPQDAQPTDTREEVAV; encoded by the coding sequence ATGACGCGAATCGACAAGAACCCCAGTGGCGCGGGAAGCGCTGTGACCGTTCGGGGGTTGGTCAAGCACTACGGCGAGACCAAGGCACTGGACGGCGTCGACCTCGAGGTGCGGGAGGGGACCGTCATGGGGGTGCTCGGGCCGAACGGCGCCGGGAAGACCACCCTCGTACGGATCCTGTCCACGCTGCTCGCTCCCGACAGCGGGCACGCCACCGTCGTCGGCTACGACGTGGTACGCCAGCCCCGGCAACTGCGCCGGGTGATCGGGCTCACCGGGCAGTACGCCTCGGTGGACGAGAAGCTCCCCGGTTGGGAGAACCTCTACATGATCGGTCGGCTGCTCGACCTGTCCCGCAAGGAGGCCAGGGCCCGTGCCGACGAACTGCTGGAGCGGTTCTCGCTGACGGAGGCCGCCAGGCGGCCGGCGAGCACGTACTCCGGCGGCATGCGGCGCCGGCTCGACCTCGCCGCCTCGATGATCGGGCGACCGCAGGTGCTGTTCCTCGACGAGCCGACCACCGGCCTCGACCCGCGCACCCGCAACGAGGTGTGGGACGAGGTCAAGGCGATGGTCGGAGAGGGCGTCACCGTCCTGCTGACCACCCAGTACATGGAGGAGGCCGAGCAACTCGCCTCCGAGCTGACCGTCGTCGACCGGGGCAAGGTCATCGCGGGCGGTGGCATCGAGGAGCTGAAGGCCCGGGTCGGCGGCCGGACGCTGCGGATACGGCCCGCCGACCCGCTCCAGCTGCGGCCGTTGGCCGGCTGGCTCGACGAACTCGGCATCACCGGCCTCGCCACCACCGTCGTGGACGCCGAGCGCGGGTCACTGCTGGTTCCGGTGCTGAGCGACGAACAGCTGACCGCGGTGATCGGCGCGGTCACCGCGCGCGGCATCACCCTCTCCTCCCTCACCACCGAACTGCCCAGCCTGGACGAGGTGTTCCTGTCCCTCACCGGCCACCGCGCCAGTGCCCCGCAGGACGCCCAGCCCACCGACACCCGCGAGGAGGTCGCGGTATGA
- a CDS encoding site-2 protease family protein, with translation MTTATSRSSERRISPVFLGIVAVTAVTGWATWTGFAEQPGVAVFLFVTAAWIVSLCLHEYAHARTALHSGDISVGAKGYLTLNPLKYTHALLSIVLPVVFVIMGGIGLPGGAVFIERGRIRGRWRHSLISAAGPLTNVLFAVVCTAPFWLDAMDGVPDEFRFALAFLAMLQVTAALLNFLPVPGLDGYGIIEPWLSYNVKRQVEPFAPFGLLFVFVLLWVPAVNREFFDMIDAMLRGLGISDLDSYCGQSLYRFWEGTDDFCAVSR, from the coding sequence ATGACCACCGCCACCAGCCGCAGCAGCGAGCGGCGGATCAGTCCCGTCTTCCTCGGGATCGTCGCTGTGACGGCGGTGACCGGCTGGGCGACCTGGACGGGGTTCGCCGAGCAGCCGGGCGTGGCGGTGTTCCTGTTCGTGACGGCGGCCTGGATCGTGTCGCTGTGCCTGCACGAGTACGCACACGCGCGTACCGCCCTGCACAGCGGGGACATCTCGGTCGGCGCGAAGGGATATCTGACGCTCAACCCGCTGAAGTACACCCACGCGCTGCTCAGCATCGTGCTGCCGGTGGTGTTCGTGATCATGGGTGGGATCGGTCTGCCGGGCGGCGCGGTCTTCATCGAGCGGGGGCGGATCCGGGGGCGGTGGCGGCACAGTCTGATCTCGGCGGCCGGTCCGCTGACGAACGTGCTGTTCGCGGTGGTGTGCACGGCACCGTTCTGGCTGGACGCGATGGACGGTGTGCCGGACGAATTCCGGTTCGCGCTCGCCTTCCTCGCGATGCTCCAGGTGACGGCCGCGCTCCTGAACTTCCTGCCGGTACCGGGTCTGGACGGCTACGGGATCATCGAGCCGTGGCTGTCGTACAACGTCAAGCGGCAGGTGGAGCCGTTCGCGCCGTTCGGCCTGCTGTTCGTGTTCGTGCTGCTGTGGGTGCCGGCGGTGAACCGGGAGTTCTTCGACATGATCGACGCGATGCTGCGCGGCCTGGGAATCAGCGACCTGGACTCGTACTGCGGTCAGTCGCTGTACCGCTTCTGGGAGGGCACGGACGACTTCTGCGCGGTCAGCCGGTGA
- the panB gene encoding 3-methyl-2-oxobutanoate hydroxymethyltransferase: MTQLSAAQTAQQTTSDGSKALYGGKGTRRITVRDIGLAKERGEKWPMLTAYDAMTASVFDEAGIPVMLVGDSAGNCHLGYETTVPVTLDEMTMLSAAVVRGTQRALIVGDLPFGSYQEGPVQALRSATRLVKEAGIGAVKLEGGERSHRQIELLVESGIPVMAHIGLTPQSVNAMGYRVQGRGEEAAQQLLRDAKAVQDAGAFAVVLELVPAELAAEVTRVLHIPTVGIGAGPETDAQVLVWTDMLGLTGGRVPKFVKQYANLRQVMGDAAKAFAEDVVGGTFPQEEHSVH, from the coding sequence ATGACGCAGCTTTCGGCTGCCCAGACTGCGCAGCAGACCACCTCCGACGGCAGCAAGGCGCTGTACGGGGGCAAGGGCACACGCCGTATCACCGTCCGCGACATCGGCCTCGCCAAGGAGCGCGGCGAGAAGTGGCCCATGCTCACCGCCTACGACGCGATGACCGCGTCCGTCTTCGACGAGGCCGGCATCCCGGTGATGCTGGTGGGCGACTCGGCGGGCAACTGCCACCTCGGGTACGAGACGACCGTGCCTGTCACCCTCGACGAGATGACCATGCTGTCGGCGGCGGTCGTGCGCGGCACACAGCGCGCGCTGATCGTCGGCGACCTGCCCTTCGGCTCCTACCAGGAGGGTCCGGTGCAGGCGCTGCGCTCGGCGACCCGGCTGGTGAAGGAGGCCGGGATCGGCGCCGTGAAGCTGGAGGGCGGCGAGCGCTCGCACCGCCAGATCGAGCTTCTGGTGGAGTCCGGCATCCCGGTCATGGCGCACATCGGCCTGACCCCGCAGTCCGTGAACGCGATGGGCTACCGCGTGCAGGGGCGCGGCGAGGAGGCCGCCCAGCAGCTGCTGCGGGACGCGAAGGCCGTGCAGGACGCGGGCGCGTTCGCGGTGGTTCTCGAGCTGGTTCCGGCGGAGCTGGCGGCCGAGGTGACGCGCGTGCTGCACATCCCGACGGTCGGCATCGGCGCCGGTCCCGAGACGGACGCGCAGGTGCTGGTGTGGACCGACATGCTGGGGCTGACCGGCGGCCGGGTCCCGAAGTTCGTGAAGCAGTACGCCAACCTGCGTCAGGTCATGGGCGACGCGGCGAAGGCGTTCGCCGAGGACGTCGTCGGCGGAACGTTCCCGCAGGAGGAGCACTCCGTCCACTAG
- the npdG gene encoding NADPH-dependent F420 reductase: MTSTDSAHNTPAAAPAKAPAKDPWDLPDVSGLVVGVLGGTGPQGKGLAYRLAKAGQKVIIGSRAADRAQAAADELGHGVEGADNAETARRSDIVIVAVPWDGHGKTLESLREELAGKLVVDCVNPLGFDKKGAYALKPEEGSAAEQAAALLPDSRVAAAFHHLSAVLLQDPEIDEIDTDVMVLGEERADVEIVQALAGRIPGMRGVFAGRLRNAHQVESLVANLISVNRRYKAHAGLRVTDV, translated from the coding sequence ATGACCTCTACCGACAGTGCACACAACACGCCCGCGGCCGCCCCGGCGAAGGCCCCCGCCAAGGACCCCTGGGACCTTCCCGACGTCTCCGGACTGGTCGTCGGCGTGCTCGGCGGGACCGGCCCGCAGGGCAAGGGCCTCGCCTACCGGCTCGCCAAGGCCGGCCAGAAGGTGATCATCGGCTCCCGTGCCGCCGACCGCGCCCAGGCCGCCGCCGACGAGCTCGGGCACGGCGTCGAGGGCGCCGACAACGCCGAGACCGCGCGCCGCAGCGACATCGTGATCGTCGCCGTGCCCTGGGACGGCCACGGCAAGACCCTGGAGTCCCTGCGCGAGGAGCTGGCCGGAAAGCTCGTCGTGGACTGCGTCAACCCGCTCGGCTTCGACAAGAAGGGCGCCTACGCGCTGAAGCCGGAGGAGGGCAGCGCCGCCGAGCAGGCCGCCGCCCTGCTGCCGGACTCCCGGGTCGCCGCCGCCTTCCACCACCTCTCGGCGGTCCTCCTCCAGGACCCGGAGATCGACGAGATCGACACCGACGTGATGGTGCTCGGCGAGGAGCGCGCCGACGTCGAGATCGTGCAGGCGCTGGCCGGCCGGATCCCCGGCATGCGCGGCGTGTTCGCCGGGCGGCTGCGCAACGCCCACCAGGTGGAGTCCCTGGTCGCCAACCTGATCTCGGTCAACCGCCGCTACAAGGCCCACGCGGGGCTGCGCGTCACCGACGTATGA
- a CDS encoding TetR/AcrR family transcriptional regulator codes for MSLAESGTDNGTAEQPVRGRPRSEAVERAIIEGTMRLLEEGVPLAEISIERIARTAGVGKATIYRRWSGKEELFVDVLRAAEPADSEVLPGTSMRDDLIVLLEGLRRRGLANRSSAILHNVHAQMKSSPKIWAAYHNSVIAPRRRMGIDVLRRGQENGELRADLDVELVNDLVVGPMLVRAILRPDAELPDDLPERIVDTLLAGLRPVSSPAA; via the coding sequence GTGAGCCTCGCCGAGAGCGGAACCGACAACGGAACCGCGGAGCAGCCGGTTCGGGGGCGGCCCCGGAGCGAGGCCGTGGAACGCGCCATCATCGAGGGGACGATGAGGCTGCTGGAGGAGGGCGTCCCGCTCGCCGAGATCTCCATCGAGCGCATCGCCCGCACCGCCGGCGTCGGCAAGGCCACCATCTACCGCCGCTGGAGCGGCAAGGAGGAGCTCTTCGTCGACGTCCTGCGCGCCGCCGAACCCGCGGACTCCGAGGTACTCCCGGGCACTTCCATGCGCGACGACCTGATCGTGCTGCTGGAGGGGCTGCGGCGGCGCGGCCTCGCCAACCGCTCCTCGGCGATCCTGCACAACGTGCACGCCCAGATGAAGAGCAGCCCCAAGATCTGGGCGGCGTACCACAACTCGGTCATAGCGCCCCGGCGCAGGATGGGCATCGACGTCCTGCGCCGGGGTCAGGAGAACGGCGAACTCCGCGCCGACCTGGACGTGGAACTGGTGAACGACCTCGTCGTCGGCCCCATGCTGGTCCGCGCGATCCTGCGCCCGGACGCCGAACTCCCCGACGACCTCCCGGAACGCATCGTCGACACACTGCTGGCGGGACTACGGCCCGTCAGTTCCCCGGCGGCGTAG
- a CDS encoding MFS transporter, translating to MTTPAVPTAPRIPEAVHRRRWAILGVLMLSLLIVVLDNSILNVAIKTISTPAPTGLGATQSELEWAINAYTLVFAGLLFSAGLLGDRIGRKKVLLGGLAVFGVGSALAAESGSPAQLIAFRALMALGAAFVMPATLAVLMNVFEREEQPKAIGIWAGGVGLAIAIGPITGGLLLDHFWWGSVFLINVPIVLLAFGLMLWLVPDSRDPNPGRIDPVGVVLSVVGLVLLVYGIIKGGELADFTDATVLSTIGAGLAVLAAFIVFEQRSDHPSIDVSYFKNKVFSAAMTVIMLVFFALMGVTFFSVFYTQSVRGYSPLQSGLLLLPLAAAQLVFAPRARLVVDRIGIRATTTAAMLVLTATLGAFATLDADTPIWLLEVVFFCMGAGMAHVMTPTSVVIMQSLPREKAGSASALSNTFRQIGGALGIAVLGSVLSTSYRGGIQDSLGSLPAGLRETAGESIEATLGVAAKLGGRGQGLIAPANDAFLHAMHITALCGAGVAFLGAVVVALFLPGRAKPAQEETEEGELVQSKS from the coding sequence ATGACTACTCCTGCCGTCCCCACCGCGCCGCGGATACCGGAAGCGGTGCACCGCCGTCGCTGGGCGATCCTCGGCGTGCTGATGCTGAGCCTGTTGATCGTGGTGCTCGACAACTCGATCCTGAACGTGGCGATCAAGACGATCTCGACACCCGCCCCGACCGGGCTCGGCGCCACCCAGAGCGAGCTGGAGTGGGCGATCAACGCCTACACGCTCGTCTTCGCGGGACTGCTGTTCTCCGCCGGCCTGCTCGGCGACCGCATCGGCCGCAAGAAGGTCCTGCTCGGCGGGCTCGCCGTCTTCGGCGTCGGCTCCGCGCTCGCCGCCGAGTCCGGCTCGCCGGCCCAGCTCATCGCCTTCCGCGCGCTGATGGCCCTCGGCGCCGCCTTCGTGATGCCCGCCACCCTCGCCGTTCTGATGAACGTCTTCGAGCGCGAGGAGCAGCCCAAGGCCATCGGCATCTGGGCCGGCGGGGTCGGTCTGGCCATCGCGATAGGGCCGATCACCGGCGGTCTCCTCCTGGACCACTTCTGGTGGGGCTCGGTCTTCCTCATCAACGTGCCGATCGTGCTCCTCGCGTTCGGCCTCATGCTGTGGCTGGTGCCCGACTCGCGCGACCCGAACCCCGGCCGGATCGACCCCGTGGGCGTGGTCCTGTCCGTGGTGGGCCTCGTCCTGCTCGTGTACGGCATCATCAAGGGCGGCGAACTCGCCGACTTCACCGATGCGACCGTGCTGTCGACCATAGGCGCGGGCCTCGCCGTCCTCGCCGCGTTCATCGTGTTCGAGCAGCGCAGCGACCATCCGTCGATCGACGTCAGCTACTTCAAGAACAAGGTCTTCTCGGCCGCGATGACCGTCATCATGCTGGTCTTCTTCGCGCTGATGGGCGTGACCTTCTTCTCCGTCTTCTACACCCAGAGCGTGCGCGGCTACTCGCCGCTGCAGTCGGGTCTGCTGCTGCTTCCGCTGGCCGCCGCCCAGCTGGTCTTCGCGCCGCGCGCCCGGCTGGTCGTGGACCGCATAGGGATCAGGGCCACGACCACGGCGGCGATGTTGGTCCTCACGGCGACCCTGGGCGCGTTCGCCACGCTGGACGCCGACACGCCGATCTGGCTGCTGGAGGTCGTCTTCTTCTGCATGGGCGCCGGAATGGCCCATGTGATGACCCCCACCAGTGTCGTCATCATGCAGTCCCTGCCCCGCGAGAAGGCCGGCTCCGCCTCCGCGCTCAGCAACACCTTCCGTCAGATCGGCGGCGCGCTCGGCATCGCCGTCCTCGGCTCGGTGCTCTCCACGTCGTACCGGGGCGGCATCCAGGACAGCCTCGGGTCGCTGCCGGCGGGGCTGCGCGAGACGGCGGGCGAGTCCATCGAGGCCACGCTGGGGGTCGCCGCCAAGCTCGGCGGACGTGGCCAGGGCCTGATCGCCCCCGCCAACGACGCGTTCCTGCACGCCATGCACATCACCGCGCTGTGCGGCGCGGGGGTGGCCTTCCTCGGCGCGGTCGTGGTGGCCCTGTTCCTGCCGGGCCGGGCGAAGCCGGCACAGGAGGAGACGGAGGAGGGGGAGTTGGTCCAGTCGAAGTCGTAG